The Patescibacteria group bacterium genomic sequence AACCGTTGTCCCTTCAACGGGACCGTGAGTTCGAATCTCACCCTCTCCGCCCTTGTGCGGGGTCGCGAAAAACCAGAACCCGCTTTTTGCGGGTCGTAGGTTCAAATCCTACACCCACCGCATAACTTAATTTTAAATTTTTAATTCTTAATTTTTATTCCTCATTCATAATTCCTGATTCATAATTCCCAATATGGAGAGGTGGCTGAGTGGCTGAAAGCAGCACACTGCTAATGTGCTGACCTCGTAAGGGGTCCGTGGGTTCGAATCCCACCCTCTCCGCCTTCGCCACGCTGAAGCGTGGCTACGGCGTGACGAAGTCCGCTTCCAGCAGGACGAAGTTAGCTTCCAGCGCGACGAAATCTGCCAGTAGACACGCGAAAGCGGGCCATCGTATGTACTACGTTTACAGCTTAAAGTGTAAAGGTGGTTATTATATTGGTTGTACCGATAATCTTAAAGATAGAATTGATAGGCACCGAAAGGGCCAAGTGTCAGCTACAGTAAATAGGCTACCCATAAAATTGGATTTTTATTTTGCAATATCTGATAAATATAAAGCATTTGAATTTGAAAAGTATCTGAAGTCTGGTTCTGGGAGGGCTTTTATAAATAGACATATATTGTAGCCTAATCAGACAATTGAAACTATGGCAAAAATCGCCAAAGGATTAAGTGTTTTAATTGATGATTTAATGAAATAAAAAAATATGCAATGGAATGATAAAGTAAAATTGATTATTTCTGATGTGGACGAAACCATTGCTGATTTGTATATTGAGGCAAAGCCCGAAATGATAGCAGAATTGGAAAAATTACTTGCCGATAATAAGGTGTTATTTTTGATATCCGGTCAGAGTGTAAAAAGTATCCAATGGCGCATTATTGACCATATTAGAAAAGATTTGAGACAAAGAATTATCGTAGGCCACTGTAGCGGCGCTGAGGTGTGGGGTTTTGACGAAGAAGGAAAATTAAGAGATACGCCGTTCTATAGTCTCTACGAAACCGCTTTGTCAAAAGAGCAAAAGAAAAGTTGGCGAGAAGTAATTCGTGAACTTGTTGATGAATTTAAGCTGAAAACTTTACCAACAATGCCAATTGCGGAGTTTGAGAAGAAGTCCAATGGAGACCCGCTAACTATTATGCTCGAAGACCGTGGTCCACAAATAACCTTTGAAATAATAAATGGCTACGATCTATCTCCAGAACAAGAGCAAAAACTTGAAATTGAAGTGCCGGAAACTCATGGCCATTACGATTTGCGAATTCCCATTTTAGAGTGTGCTGAGAAATTATTTGAAGAAAGAGGCTTGCCCGTTACACCCAGAGTAGCAGGTGTGTTTGCGATTGATTTTGCCATTAAGAGAGTTTCCAAAACGACCGCGGTTAAATATGTCATCGAACACGATTCAATTTTAAACTCGCTAGGAATTCGAAAAACTGATATTGAGAATCCGGAAAGTATGGAAGTTTGGGGAGATAAATTTTCCGTTGTTCGAGGTGGCACGGATAGACATATTAGCGAAGCTTTACCGAAAGAAGTTCGTTCCATAACTTTCCGAGAGGAAAGACCCGAAGAATTTTTGGGAGGATATAATATTGTTGTTTGGGACGGAAAAGAGCATTTGCACGATGGTCTTTTGGAATTTTTAAAATCAAGGAATTTGAAAGAATTTGCCGCCAAAGAGGAAAATCAGTTATGATTTCCCTTGCGGGCTACCGCCCGTGAAAAACTTGAAATCGTAAAAAACATTTTTAAAAAAATAAAAAACACATTCTATGCCTCAAAATCAAATCATGGCTACGCCGGACTTCAGTCCTGAGGACTCCAGTCCGAAGGATCTTCAGACAAACAATCCCGCTGCGCCTCGAGAAAATTACGGCAAAATTTTAATATCCTGGCGCGCGCCAGAATATGAAAAACAACCCAAAAGCCGCAATTGGTATATCGCCACTTTTTCCATCGGCGCCTTTTTGGTGGGTTCCAGCATTTGGATGAAAAATTATCTCCTCATTATTGTCGTCGCGATGTTCGGGATCGTGCTTTACATTCTGAATAAAAAAGAACCTCTGACGCTTGATTTTGCCCTGACGGAAAAAGGAGTGAAGATGGGAGAGAAATTTTACCCTTATAACACCCTCCAAGAATTTTGGATTATTTACGATCCGCCGGTAAAAACCCTCAATTTCAAGAACAACCGCACTTTTTTCCCGGAAATCTCCATGCAGATTACGGATCAAAACCCCGTAAAAATAAGGGAGATTTTACTCCCCTTCCTGGATGAAGACCTAGAAAAAACCGAGGAATCAACCACCGACCGTTTATCGCGGTTATTGAAAATATAAGAAGGGCGGAGTATAATAATTTTTAATTTTTATTGGCTTATCGTGTTATTAAGTTTCCAGCCTGTCCGCGGCAGGCATCAATGAAAATAGGACTTCGCGTTTGATGTCATCCCCGACCTGATCGGGGATCCAGATTAATAGCACTAATTCTGGATTCCCGCTTTCGCGGGAATGACAATAAGCATATTTGATTGAATTGTTACCAAACGTGAAAGTCCTGGAAAACAAAAATTAAGAATGAAAAATTGGCTTTCGCCCTTGTAGCTCAATTGGATAGAGCGTGAGCTTGCGGAGCTCAAGGTTGCAGGTTCGATCCCTGCCAAGGGCACAATAATAATTTTTAATTTCTAATTTTTAATTTTTATTGAATTTTCAATTCTAAAATTTTCAAACAGAAATTTTAATATTTAATGCTATTGTTTAAAAATTAAGTCATTATAAATTTAATAAAAATTAGAAATTGAAAATTAGAAATTATATGCTATCCCCTTCCTCTCCCCTTTCCTCCCTCTATGGCGTGGGGGCGCAAAAACAAAAAGCTTTGAAAAAATTGGGTCTAGAAAAAATTCATGACCTAATTTTTTATTTCCCCTTTCGTTATAATGATTTTAGTAAAATCGTTACCATCCGAGATTTGCAACCTGGAAAAATCATCACGGTCTTGGGAAAAATCCAAAAGATTCGGACGATCCGCACGCCGCGTAAAAGAATGTTTCTGACAGAGATAGAAGTGGCGGATGAAACCGGAGTCATTTCCTGCCTCTTTTTCAATCAGCCGTATCTCGCGGAGACTCTTAAAGAAGACATGCTTGTATATTTAAGCGGTCAAGCGGCATACGGGATTCCTTACTATACAATGCAGAATCCGGAATACGAAATCTACAAACCCCGCACTACGCATACCGCTCGGATTGTTCCGATCTATAATGTGACCTACGGCATCTCGCCGAAATGGTTGCGCTATTTGGTAAGCCTGGTGATGCCCTCAATTCAAAAAATTCCTGATTATTTACCTTCTCAAATCCGGCAAAAATACCACTTCCTTCCTCTTGCCAAAGCCTTAACCGAGATTCATTTTCCTTCCACATTCCCCAAAATGGAGAAAGCAAAAAGGCGCCTTGCTTTTGATGAATTTTTTATCTTGCAAACCGCGGCTTTAGCATATAAAAAAAACTTAGCCAAACAAAAGGCGCCCTCCATACCTATGGATGTGAAACTCGCCCAGTCATTCGTTCGCTCTCTGCCTTTTCTTTTAACTTGCGACCAACGCAAATGCGCTTATGAGATTTTGAAAGATCTCGAAAAAACGCAGCCTATGAACCGTCTTTTAAACGGCGATGTGGGGAGCGGCAAGACCGTGGTCGCGGCAATGGCGCTACTGCAAACCGCGGCTGCCGGATGGAATGCGGTTCTGATGGCGCCCACGGAAATTTTAGCCGAGCAGCATTTTCAAGAAATCTCCCGTTTGCTCCAAAAATTTAAAATAAAAATTGGCCTTTCAACCGGCGCAAAAAAAATAAAACTAGAAGCCCAAATCTTAATTGGCACCCACGCTTTGATTCAAAAAAAGGCGCGGCTTAAAAATTTGGGATTAGTGGTCGTGGATGAACAGCACCGCTTTGGCGTAAAGCAACGCGGGGAGCTTCAGCATAAAACGACCTCCCTTATTCCCCACTTTCTTTCTATGACCGCCACGCCGATCCCCCGCTCGCTTGCCCTCACCCTCTATGGCGACTTGGATATCTCGCTTATTCGGGAAATGCCCCCGGGGCGCAAAAAAGTAATCACCAAAATCGTTCCTCCCGAAAAAAGAAATCTCGCTTATGAATTTATCCGCAAAAAGATCCAGGCTCACGAACAGGTCTTTGTGGTCTGCCCCCTCATTTTGGAATCTGACAAACTCGGCGTGAAATCCGCGACTAAAGAGTACGAAAAACTGCGAAAAGAAATTTTTCCGGAATTTAAAATCGGCCTGCTCCACGGCAAACTGAAAACAGGAGAAAAAGAAAAGGTGATGATGGATTTCAAAGCGGGTCACACCAAAATTTTAGTCGCCACCGCAGTGGTGGAAGTAGGGATTGATGTGCGAAACGCCACGATTATGATGATTGAAGGGGCGGAACGATTTGGTCTTGCTTCTCTGCACCAGTTTCGCGGCCGGGTGGGACGCGGCGAGAAACAAGCCTACACTTTTGTTTTCACGGAATCAAACGAGCCAAGGACTTTAAAAAGATTGAAGGCGCTGGTTTCGGCGCGTGATGGTTTTGAGCTGGCAGAATATGATTTGCAATTTCGCGGTCCAGGCGAAATTTACGGCACGCGCCAAGCGGGTTATTTAGATTTAAAAATCGGCTCTCTTTGGGATTTAGATTTAATCAAAACCGCAAGGCAGGAGGCGAAAGAGCTTTTAGAAAAGAATCCAAACCTAAATAAATATCCCCTCCTCCAAGAAAAAATAACAAAAAAACTAAGCGAGATTAGCTTAGTATAAAAAAAGACCCCTTTTAGAAAACAATGGCAGAAAATCTTTTCATTCAACTATTTATATCGTCTCTAAATGGGGGCTGTAATGGGGAGGCGCAGGGAAAACCTCGGGTTGCGGCGGCATGGGGTATTACACCAAAGATTATTTCCCTTTGCCTTGACTCTATTATATTACATATCCTTAAAATTTGTCAAATCTTGACATTTACAATGATTCAGTTATAGTGAAAGTAATGGATCTTTATGTCTTTGGCGATTCTCTCGCTAAGAAGACACAACTGCAACCGGAGGCACGATATGAACGCTATTTGGATTCGTGATCACCACCCCCCCTGATTTTGCTCCTATCTTACTTATCTTTTTGGAAGGTATTATGAAATGCGGCAATGGCAAAAAGTGTAAGAAGGAGCGGAACAATGTCGAAGAACTATGACCAAAGGATAGATGAATGCACTGGGAGTGCGTTCACTGCGGAAATTTTGCATTTAGGAAATGGTGTCCACGTCACTGCCCATCAAAAGGCAGAAGAAGACAGGAACCACAGGATGAGATTAAGGGAATTAGAAACGTATACTGTAGATTTAGAACTGCCTGAAGCAGTAAAAAACCGTGGATGGTTTCCTGTTGTACAAAGTGGATCTTTTAAGATCGTTAAAGATCCGCGGGGAATTATTCCCCTGAACGGAGAAATTCCTCAAATAACGTCGGAGCAGGCTCAAAATGTCCTTTTTTTGTCCCGCAACACAATTGTTCAAAGTGGAATAGATAAATATGGTGGCATGATGCTGACTAAGACTGAAGTGCCTTACAGTGAAATTATAGATTATATGAATAAGGCTAGAGTCTTTAATATTTGCCATGAGGCAAATAAGCTTGGTCTATAACCTCCCTTGGATTCCCGCTGGAATTTAATTTTATTGCGAGGGAATAGCAACAAAGACAACGCCATACCTAAACTGGATTGTGCAGGTATGGCTATTTTTTCTAAAAATAAAAACAAAAAATACGGGCTTTTGAGGCCCGATTTTTTATTTGGTGAAAAGGGTGCCTGTCCGCTATGCTCTTAGCGGCAGCATGGCAGGCGGGAGACCTCTTCTAACTCCCCACAGGTCAAGGGAAGGAAGATTTTCACTCCCCCTGCCCGAGGGGGAGATGGAGGGGGTGGGAGCTTCAGAACCCCTCCCATCCTCCCCCTTGGAAAGGGGAGGTGAAATGCACTCCCCCTTCCACCCTAAGAGCGGACACAGTGGCAAGAGGGAGGGTATTATTACATTTATTTTACTTTCTCAATTGCTTCCTGAATTGTGTTGACCTTAATAATTTCCATTCCTCCTGTGTTTTGAAGAGTAGAAAAAGAGGGTAAAATTATTTTCTTAAACCCTAAAATCGCCGCTTCTTTAATTCTTTTTTCTATATTATTTACCCGACGCACCTCGCCCGATAAGCCCACTTCACCCAGGGCGATTAAGTCCGAAGGCAAGGGCTTATCCGTGAGGGAGGAAAAAATCGCCAAGGCAATCGCTAAATCAATGGCGGGTTCAGCCACGCGAAATCCGCCGGCGATATTAGCATAAATATCCTGATTAGCGAGCCGCAATTTAGCTCTCTTGCTTAAAACCGCAATAATAAGTTCCAAACGCCGAGCATTAATGCCGGAAGCCGCTCTTTTCGGATAACCAAAAATAGTCGTGG encodes the following:
- the recG gene encoding ATP-dependent DNA helicase RecG gives rise to the protein MLSPSSPLSSLYGVGAQKQKALKKLGLEKIHDLIFYFPFRYNDFSKIVTIRDLQPGKIITVLGKIQKIRTIRTPRKRMFLTEIEVADETGVISCLFFNQPYLAETLKEDMLVYLSGQAAYGIPYYTMQNPEYEIYKPRTTHTARIVPIYNVTYGISPKWLRYLVSLVMPSIQKIPDYLPSQIRQKYHFLPLAKALTEIHFPSTFPKMEKAKRRLAFDEFFILQTAALAYKKNLAKQKAPSIPMDVKLAQSFVRSLPFLLTCDQRKCAYEILKDLEKTQPMNRLLNGDVGSGKTVVAAMALLQTAAAGWNAVLMAPTEILAEQHFQEISRLLQKFKIKIGLSTGAKKIKLEAQILIGTHALIQKKARLKNLGLVVVDEQHRFGVKQRGELQHKTTSLIPHFLSMTATPIPRSLALTLYGDLDISLIREMPPGRKKVITKIVPPEKRNLAYEFIRKKIQAHEQVFVVCPLILESDKLGVKSATKEYEKLRKEIFPEFKIGLLHGKLKTGEKEKVMMDFKAGHTKILVATAVVEVGIDVRNATIMMIEGAERFGLASLHQFRGRVGRGEKQAYTFVFTESNEPRTLKRLKALVSARDGFELAEYDLQFRGPGEIYGTRQAGYLDLKIGSLWDLDLIKTARQEAKELLEKNPNLNKYPLLQEKITKKLSEISLV
- a CDS encoding GIY-YIG nuclease family protein, yielding MYYVYSLKCKGGYYIGCTDNLKDRIDRHRKGQVSATVNRLPIKLDFYFAISDKYKAFEFEKYLKSGSGRAFINRHIL